From Candidatus Cybelea sp.:
GGCAGCATACGGAGCCGATTGCGTGCTGCTGATCGTCGCCGGCCTTGAGGACGCCGCGCTTGCCGAGTCGATGGGCGAAGCGCGCGAATACGCACTCGACGTCCTCGTTGAGGTTCACGACGAGCACGATTTGCAGCGGGCGGTCGCCGCCGGCGCTCGGCTGCTGGGCATCAACAACCGGAACCTGCGAACCCTCGAGACCGATCTCGCCGTCAGCGAGCACTTGCTGCCGAAGGTGCCCCCCGAGATCTTCACGATCAGCGAGAGCGGCATGCGCGACGCATCGGACGTTGCGCGGCTGCGTTCGGCCGGCGCCCAGGGGTTCTTGATCGGAGAAGCGCTCATGCACTCCGGCGATCCGCGGGCCCTGGTTGCCGCCCTGCGTGGGCGAGAAGCAGCAAGGGCCGGCGAGGCCGGGCGTGTATGATAACGGTATGACCACTACAGCAGAGAAGCCGCTCGGCGAGGTCGGGCCCTTTACCAACGAACGCGTCAAAGATTTCAAAGATCCCGCCGATCGCACGGCGATGAGAGCCGCCCTCGCGGCTGTGAAGGGACGGCTCGGGGCCGAGTACCCGCTCGTCATCAACGGCGAGCGTATTGAGACCGAGAAGAAGATCCGGTCGCTCAACCCGGCCGATCCGTCGCAAGTGGTGGGAATCGTCAGCTCGGCCTCGGCGGCGGAGGCCAATGCCGCGATCGACGCAGCCGCGCGAGCCTTCGAATCGTGGAAGCGGCTGACGCTGGCCCAGCGCGCCGCCTACCTCTTTAAGGCGGCCGAGCTGCTGCGTGCCCGCCGCCTCGAGTACGACGCGCTGCTGGTCTACGAAGTCGGTAAGAGCTGGCCCGAAGCCGATGGTGACATCGCCGAGGCGATCGACTTTCTCGAGTTTTACGCGCGCGAAGCGCTGCGTTACGGCGAGCCGCAACCAGTCGTTCCTTTAGCAGGCGAGCGCAATGAGTTCGTCTATATTCCCCTCGGCGTCGGGGCGGTGATCCCGCCCTGGAACTTTGCCGGCGCGATCATGATGGGAATGACCGGCGCGGCGATCGTTTCGGGGAACACCGTCGTGCTTAAGCCGTCAAGCGATGCAGCGATCGTCGCCGCTTGGTTTGTCGATCTGCTGGCAGAGGCCGGCGTGCCGCCCGGCGTCGTGAACTTCATTCCAGGGTCGGGGAGTGAGATCGGCGACCTGATCGTGACGCATCCGCAGGTCCGCTTCATCTCGTTTACCGGATCGAAAGAGGTCGGACTGCGAATCAACGAGCTCGCGGCCAAGCCG
This genomic window contains:
- the pruA gene encoding L-glutamate gamma-semialdehyde dehydrogenase, producing MTTTAEKPLGEVGPFTNERVKDFKDPADRTAMRAALAAVKGRLGAEYPLVINGERIETEKKIRSLNPADPSQVVGIVSSASAAEANAAIDAAARAFESWKRLTLAQRAAYLFKAAELLRARRLEYDALLVYEVGKSWPEADGDIAEAIDFLEFYAREALRYGEPQPVVPLAGERNEFVYIPLGVGAVIPPWNFAGAIMMGMTGAAIVSGNTVVLKPSSDAAIVAAWFVDLLAEAGVPPGVVNFIPGSGSEIGDLIVTHPQVRFISFTGSKEVGLRINELAAKPQPGQKWIKRVVAEMGGKDSIVVCADADLDAAVESVAVSAFGFQGQKCSACSRAIVEEPIYDEFVARLKQRVAQITVGDPENPENYMGPVVNEAALRSIMRYIEKGQSEGRLLSGGKRIGENGYFLEPTVIADVAPNATIAQEEIFGPVLAVIKAKDFDDAMAIANNTEFGLTGSLYTSDEAKIERARGDFYVGNLYFNRKSTGALVGVHPFGGFNMSGTDSKAGGNDYLQLFMQGKTISRKV
- the trpC gene encoding indole-3-glycerol phosphate synthase TrpC, which encodes MTDMLAKIFAAKAASLEQERAREPYEAVRAKALERTPQRRGFLQALQRADGDAIIAEIKRASPSAGLIARSFDPVAIARGYDEAGCDAISVLTERDHFLGDLAYLELVRAVTSRPLLRKDFMWTRYQIAQSAAYGADCVLLIVAGLEDAALAESMGEAREYALDVLVEVHDEHDLQRAVAAGARLLGINNRNLRTLETDLAVSEHLLPKVPPEIFTISESGMRDASDVARLRSAGAQGFLIGEALMHSGDPRALVAALRGREAARAGEAGRV